Part of the Balneolaceae bacterium genome is shown below.
AACGAACAGCAAATTTCGTCAGCACATGCCCTTCCTTCCTCTGCAAAATCCACTCCTCAATATCCGACCTAAGCCAACCCACTGCCTGACTGGAAATCTTCACCTTGGTTGGTAATTGGCCTTCACTATACATTTTATAAATCGTTGAAATGCTTAAGGAAAGCATCTCAGCCAACTCTTTTGGCCGTATAATTTCTCCCTTTGAAGTAGAAGTTTGTGTTTGAGTAGACCGACTCTGTAAGTTTTCGAGATGCATTAAAGTTTTCTTTAAATCATCGAACTCCCTGGCCACAGCTTCTTTAACTGCATTCTGGATGGTTTGGGTGAGGTAGGTTTCAAAGTTCATAATATGGATCTCCATAAAGGTTTAAGTGACGAGAATAACCCTAAAATAAAGCAGGGGAGACCATTCTATTCTAAATTTCAGGCTCTTAGAAGCGAAATTTGCGAGAGGATGACATTAGATGTCAATTTCATTTGTTATATGCATTAATGAAAAACTTTAGCTAAGTTTTTATATTCTTTCCATGTAAAGAGCAATAAAGTTGATCCTATGTACATCGGATTCTATCAATAATGACGAACTAATAACTATCTGAACACGTTTTAAAAACAAAATATTCAAGAACTCTTGGGTAAGTATCCTAATCTATTAGCCGGAAACTTGATTGATAAACATCCCAGAATCGATTCTTGCTACCAGGAGATGGATTACAAATACGGATACTACAGGTGACAGATGGTCTGTCAGTCGTCTTTTTTTTTAATCAGGACGGTATACCAACATTAGTTGAAGTTAAAGAAGTAATGATACCGAATACGAAGAGAAGTAATTGGTCAAATGGTATTCGTTTGTGCTGCTAATGCAATTGTTTATTGGCCAATAGAGAAATTATATCCATTAGAGAAACATGTGAAGAGAAAGGGGCAGAATACCTGAAGAAGTTATTCAGAATTTTACGACGGATGACATTCGTATTTTTGGAATCAGGTTAAAACCAATCTGAAAGCTGGAAAAATCCGTATGATCTTTTACGCAAAATGAAGTGCCAACAGATCAACGGATTGTAGAGTTTCTGAATGAACAGATGGATCCAGCCGTAGTTTTGGCACTTGAAATTCGACAATTAGAAACGCACATGGTATTCAACCCTTATTCCACACTTGTATGGGAATACCTCTGAAGCCGATAAAAGGAAGAAGTTATAGCCAAAGGTGACAATCAACAGAAGAATTTTTCATGAGCTGAATAAAAATGTGCTAAGGAACAAGTTAAAGTAGGAGAGAAAATTTTCGATTGGGCTAAAAGAAAAATATGTGATGATTTCAAACTTGGATTTGGTCGACTTACGAACGATGGGATCCGATGGGCCCAATATTTATCATAATGATGACACTATATCTATCCATTCGCTATCTGGACTACCGGGTATGCTGAGTGCTCTGTTTCAGTGGTATGCACTTAAAATACCATTCGATTCTGATGAAATGAGGCTTATAACGCTTGAAAAGTTCAACGAAATAAAGGCATAATCTTAGAAAGGAAGATATAAGCAAGAGGCCAAGTATTAAATTTGAGCTGCTGAAAGGAAGAGAGCTGAAGTGGCAGAGCTTATGGGAGTGATTGAGTGGTTTATTGAGAAGGTGAAAGAGGAAAAACATTAATAGAGAATAAATAGAATATAGGACTATGAATCCATTCAAATCGAAAAGGATATTCAGTTTTTTAATGCAGATGATTTTTCAATTCTTAAAAAATGGGCTGGAAAAGAGTACGACTCAGAAAATGAAATTCATCAGAAAGCCAAAGAAAATTTAAAAAAAGACCCTTGGAAAAAGACAAAACATCGGTGTGAAGAAGTAGCAAAAAGAACAAACATGGATTACAAGGCTTCTTCCGTTCCTGGCGCGAGCAAGCTGGTCGAGGGAAACTTGAATTCAGGCCTTACGCCTGGGCAAGATTATTTGAAAAGGGGGCAATTACGAATGAAATATATTTCACTGTTGGCATAGTTGTTGGAGAACAAGATTATTTACATTTAAAACTTGATCGCCAGTTTGAATCCCCAAACGAACTCAATAAAAAGCAACTTAAGATTGCAACATCTAAATTAGTAGATGAGAACAATGGCTCTCTTGTATGAGACAAAAATTTTCACGGATGATATAGATTACCTTATAACTGGATAAGCTTATAGACTTCTCTGTTAATTTTATTGAAAGAATTCGTAAGATATATGAGGACTTGCTAAGCACTTTAAATGAGCAAGCAAGTACAAGTTGGAACACGGGTATGCTGGAATACGAACGGATGATTGCACCAGTGAAGAGGAGAGGGTAAGAGCAATTCTCCAGAATCTTTTGAAAACCTGATGGGATTTGGTTTTGAAATGGTTATTCAATGAAAACATGAATCATAATGGTTACCAATACGGTTTCTTGCAGGTATTAATCAGGACAATCCTTCAAAGAACGTCAATTCTAATCCATTGAAAGGACTGGAAACACAAGCATTCCACATTGGGTAGCAAGCTTAAAGAATGTGCAAGCTTTGAAAGAAAGTGAAAAATAGAGGAAATTGTTAATAGACTGGAAGTCAAAAAACTCTTCGATCGACATTAAAGAACTAGATGTTGATGCTGAAATTGAAGAAAAAATACAATCCTATACAGGTGGTCTGTGATATTTTAAATTTAAACTTTCAGAAGTTGTTTTCCCCACCGATGGAAATAAAACAGAAATTGATTTTGATTAAGTAGAGATAAAGCCTATTGTGATTATATAAAGGAAGTTTATGGGATAAGAATTGATTATTTTAGACTTTTAGTGATCAAGAAAGTTCAGGATGAGTATGATTTAGGTGAGGTTTCATTTCGGAGATCAAAAAACCGTAAATCCATAGTAAAGCGCTCTGCCGGGTCCTATGAAATGCATCGTAAACACGATGATATTAGTGAAAAACTCGAAGCTTATCTTAACAACAACTTAAAGGAGAAAATGAATTAATTACCTACTAAAGCAGCCAAAAAATAAGCATCATGGGTGTGGTATATGTAAAGAAAAATAAAGAGGCCTTACTTTATGAAATTAAAACATATCCAAATTTGAGAAATACGATTCGAGAAGGTTTGGGACAACTTTTGGAATATGCATTTT
Proteins encoded:
- a CDS encoding AlpA family phage regulatory protein, with protein sequence MNFETYLTQTIQNAVKEAVAREFDDLKKTLMHLENLQSRSTQTQTSTSKGEIIRPKELAEMLSLSISTIYKMYSEGQLPTKVKISSQAVGWLRSDIEEWILQRKEGHVLTKFAVR